TTCTTCTCTTGTTTCTACCATTCATGGACCGAATGAAACAGGCGAACCGATTGTGGTCATTAACAAAGGCGGACTTGTTAACTGTGTGGTTGAGAAAGAAAAGGAAAGTTTCTCCATTCAGCTAAGAGGGAATGCAACGAATGTATACGAAGCCATGGTGCAGCTCGACTGGAGCTCACGTACTTTTCACGTGGAAAACAGGAAAGAATTTACCGAAGAACAGACGAAATATGAAAAATTAGAAGCTTATGCAGCTTCGCAAATAGGTGGTGACTCTTAATGATCAAAACGTTCGATGTAAAAACAGATAATCATGACCAGATGATTGATGTCACGTCTAAAGTTGAACAGTGGATCAAAGATGAAGGGATAACCGATGGTGTCGTCATCGTATCCTCGAAGCATACGACAGCAGGCTTAACGGTAAATGAAAATGCCGATCCAGATGTAAAAACGGATATGCTGCGCCGCTTCAGGGAAGTTTACCCGTGGGATATGGCAGAAGATCGTCATGCCGAAGGGAATACAGCTGCGCACATGAAAACGAGTACAGTCGGCCATTCCCAGACGCTGATTATTGAGGACGGAAATCTCGTCCTCGGCACATGGCAGGGGCTGTATTTCTGTGAATTTGACGGCCCGCGAAGCCGTAAGTTTACAGCGAAAATATTGAAGTGATCGAAGTGTCGTCCGGGTGAATACATGCTCGGGCGCTTTTTTTAGAATAGACTAGAACGTATTCATGATGGTTTGCAGGACGGAAAACTTGCTGATATCTACCGATCCAATTGAAAAAGTCCATAATTTTTTCAGGTTGAAAGGAAAAGGATGTTCATGAACCATTTTAAAAATAAACGATACTGGATCCTGATGCCTCCCTTTTTATTAATGACCGTGTTACTAGTAATTTTTCTCCCTATTGAATATAGATGGTACTCATTTTTACCGATTGTCGTGTTTTGGATGGTTTACTACATTTGGAACTATTATTCTGAAAAGGATAATAACATGCAAAATGACGAGCGTTCCCTCTATTAATTACTTTAATAATTTATCTTCATAAGCTCGATTAAGCGCGTCAGAACTTATTTATATAAATCTTGAAAATAATTGAAATTATTTTCAAGATTTAAGAGTATCCGAATTACAAATTGGTAATAGAGAGGTATATAATAAGTCTAACAGGGAGGGTAATCAGCATGCCATCATCACTCAGCGGGACATTATTCCTATCCAAACTGATCACTCAATATGCTCATTTACATGAACGCACAGTCGGCAGACATGCAGAAGAATATATCCGGCAATTAGGAATTCGAACAGGAGAATGGATTGAGTCATTCTATAGCGAGAAGAATGAACAGTGGTCTGTGGAACGCTACGCCGAAGTTATTGTAGATATAAAAAACTCTATTGGCGGCCATTTCCGAATCGCGGAAGTACATCCGGACAAGGTGATTGTTAAAGCGACAGGATGCCCTTTTGGCGATGTTGTCAAAGATGCTCCTCACCTGTGTGCCATGACTTCAAGTGTCTTTGGAGGCATCGCCGCGCGACGGATGGGGTATGGAAAAGTCAATTTGAGAAAACGGATTGCTAAGGGTGATGCCGGCTGTGAAGTAGTCATTTACTTTCAACCGACAGATGAGGAAGAGGGAAGCGTTTATGAAAACCTGCCTATCACCCCTTCCTATGGAAATCCTTTTATCTGGGACGAAGAAGCGATCGAATCATTAGGAGAAGAACTTCGGAAAAGTGATGAGATGGTTGTGAAGTTACTAGATGAATTGGAGTCTTTAAAAGAAGAAGTCGAAACACTAAAAGCTGAAAAGAAATCACTCACATGATTTTTAGAAGGACTTTGCGATAGAGGCAAAGTCTTTTTTTATGCTCTTCTGACGGCCCAATTGAGGAGTCGCACGGCCCAAATACCCCATTTAAAAAATTGAAGTAGGAAATAAACTATACCGTATGCTGCAGCATAGCTATAATCCCATTACGTGCCTCTTAATTCGTTAACTTTCCCTCTAAAAATTCAAGGATCGGTAAGGTAACTGCGTATAAATACATATTTCGTGCCAATGGCTGCCCATTAATAGGAAGAAACACGACCCCTTTATACTCAATCTGCTCCACCATGATTTCAGGAAGATAAGCAATTCCAAGTCCGAGAGAAACGAGTCCCGCCATAGCATGATACTGGGTTTCTATCGTTTCTCCTTTGAACTGCTTCTCCTCCATAATAGTCTTCAACTGATTGGTGAGGGAGCCTTCTGGAGGAATAATTTGTGGTTCTTTCATGCACTGTTCGATGGTTACTTCTTCCAAGGAAGCAAGTTTTGAGGTAAGAGGAACGGCTGCCAGAAAGTTGTCCCTGAACAAAAACTTCGAGTAAAGGTTCGAGTAAGATGGCTCATCTTGAATGATCGCTGCGTCAATTTCGTCTGCTTCTAATAAAGGCAGTAAATCCCGACTGTCGTCTTTAATCGTCGTAACATGAAAATTCGTTTGGATGAGTTTATCGTAATGGCGG
The Halobacillus halophilus DSM 2266 DNA segment above includes these coding regions:
- a CDS encoding secondary thiamine-phosphate synthase enzyme YjbQ; this encodes MIKTFDVKTDNHDQMIDVTSKVEQWIKDEGITDGVVIVSSKHTTAGLTVNENADPDVKTDMLRRFREVYPWDMAEDRHAEGNTAAHMKTSTVGHSQTLIIEDGNLVLGTWQGLYFCEFDGPRSRKFTAKILK
- a CDS encoding methanogen output domain 1-containing protein; protein product: MPSSLSGTLFLSKLITQYAHLHERTVGRHAEEYIRQLGIRTGEWIESFYSEKNEQWSVERYAEVIVDIKNSIGGHFRIAEVHPDKVIVKATGCPFGDVVKDAPHLCAMTSSVFGGIAARRMGYGKVNLRKRIAKGDAGCEVVIYFQPTDEEEGSVYENLPITPSYGNPFIWDEEAIESLGEELRKSDEMVVKLLDELESLKEEVETLKAEKKSLT
- a CDS encoding LysR family transcriptional regulator → MLLHKIKYFLEIAEWRSFTKAAEIFYISQPALSKQMKLLEEELGFPLFDRSVRGVDLTDKGHALYKDLKPLFAQIERTIHHYRDHDQIRFGSTPMISSYFIHRHYDKLIQTNFHVTTIKDDSRDLLPLLEADEIDAAIIQDEPSYSNLYSKFLFRDNFLAAVPLTSKLASLEEVTIEQCMKEPQIIPPEGSLTNQLKTIMEEKQFKGETIETQYHAMAGLVSLGLGIAYLPEIMVEQIEYKGVVFLPINGQPLARNMYLYAVTLPILEFLEGKLTN